tcTTCTTTGCAGACATAACGCTTTCAGCCGCGTCTCCTCTCCCTGTTCTCCTCGGtaactccttccctccacagttCGCGGCGAGGTGCAGGACCTTGAGGCCCCGTCCCGGACCCGCCGCTCCCCAATCTTCAAGCTCCTGGGGCTGTTCAAGAAGAGACCAAGTCCCTCTTATGGCCCCCCGCCCAAGGCCCCTGCCCCGTCCTATGGTCCGCCCCCTAAGGCCCCTGCCCCGTCCTATGGTCCGCCCCCTAAGGCCCCCGCCCCGTCCTATGGCCCCCCGCCCAAGGCCCCTGCCCCGTCCTATGGTCCGCCCCCTAAGGCCCCCGCCCCGTCCTATGGCCCCCCGCCCAAGGCCCCTGCCCCGTCCTATGGTCCGCCCCCTAAGGCCCCCGCCCCGTCCTATGGCCCTCCACCTAAAGCTCCTGCCCCATCTTATGGCCCTCCCCCTAAGGCCCCCGCCCCGTCCTATGGCCCACCACCTAAAGCTCCCGCCCCGTCCTATGGCCCTCCACCCAAGGCTCCTGCCCCGTCCTATGGCCCTCCACCTAAAGCTCCTGCCCCATCCTATGGCCCCCCGCCCAAGGCACCACGTCCATCTTATGGTCCTCCGCCTAAGGCTCCTGCTCCATCTTATGGCCCTCCCCCAAAGGCCCCTTCCCCATCCTATGGCCCCCCTCCCAAAGCCCCTGCACCATCCTATGGCCCCCCTCCTAAAGCTCCATCCCCATCCTATGGCCCCCCACCCAAGGCCCCTGCACCATCCTGCCCCCTCCTAAGCTCCATCCCCATCCTGGCCCCCCACCCAAGGCCCCTGCACCATCCTATGGCCCCCCTCCTAAAGCTCCGTCCCCATCCTATGGCCCCCCACCCAAGGCCCCTCAGCCCTCCTATGGTCCCCCTCCCAAAGCTCCCTCTCCGTCCTATGGCCCTCCGCCCAAAGCACCAAGCCCATCCTATGGTCCTCCCCCTAAGGCCCCCAGGCCTTCTTATGGCCCCCCGCCCAAGGCTCCCCGGCCTTCCTATGGTCCCCCGCCCAAGAAGCCCAGGCCGTCCTACGGCCACCACTGATGCTGCTGTCGGTTGAGGGAGGCAGAGGGCGCGGCGACAGGCGGACGGTgaggcaggggggaggaggaggaggaggtagatctctctctctctctctctctctcttactaaacGACTAGGTAAATCAATGAATAGGTAAACAcaaataactaaaatatataataataataaaaaaaagaataatcgtGTGTAATGAGCGGCGTCGATATGTTTCTGTTTGAAGGAATGTGCGAAGCACaaacattattattttgtttgtttgtttgtttgcatgaATCTGTTAAGTTTGTATAACGTTTTGATACTTAGcgcgagaaaaaataaaaaccgaTTACTTTGATACGGGTTTAGTTTTGTTTCCCATCAAATATTCTTACCTAATTTTAAGGCTAACTATTTAATTTACACAACTATATTTCTTATTAATCCTTGGCACTACAAAAgagcattaaaaaaatataacatcTATAGAGTTAAATATATACACTTTTTAATTTACaatctcattagtaaataatAATTCCACAACCATTTACGTGACATAGTGGTtgcataaacaaaaaaatatttatttttttcaaacttTTAAAAAACTACTAATGTAAAATTGGGGCTAAAAGGTCTGTGTTACGTCCTTATCTCGGGGACGCGCAGGGACAATGATCCACCAGTGAGCCCCTGTCGTGCTGCGCCCAAGATTATACCATCGCGCCCGGCCACTCGCCGAGGCGCAATTTTTGAAGTCTCTTTACGCAACAAGAGACGTATACGGAGATTCCAAGTGAATGCATGAAATAGTTTATCAGTTGTTCAGCGTGTATACCACACTGTGATCTTTTTGTTGCAGTGTTCCCTACGTGCGGCGTATATTTGGAAGTGTTTGGCGTAGTACACGGTGATAAGGCCTTGGTGACGGGAAGCCTCACAGAAAACTAAGATTTTGTACGGGTGACAACGCTAGTTCATCGTCTGGCCCTTCAATTCACCTACTAGCTGAAGACGTGGGCTCCAATGGCGCCACAACACATGGTTCTCTGAAAAGCTGTACTACGAGAACGTGTAGATATCCGTGAGTATTTTCAGTTCTAACACAGGGACAATAAGAGCTAGGTATTTTTACAATGCATTGCATCCATCCTATGTATTGACCTCTCTTGGGGCCACTCTTGTTTGCcaggagcagcgcctagcgggttttattttattttattttactttattttgcttATTGCCTTAAgccgtaagaaaaaaaagatggcatTCCTAGTAGTAATTTTCGCTGCTACTTTATCTTGTGGTCTACCTGGCCTGTTACATTGGAGCGGGCGGTCTGCCTCGGCCATTAAAACACTTGAGTGTGCGTCTACCTCAAGGACAAGAATCTCACATTGCAGGATGATATGAACAGGGTTTTAATTCATAGTTAATGGCATATAGTTAATCGTCTCCATAATACATAAAACAGTACCCACATTAACGGTCATCACTATGGCAGAGTTCACTGGGGCTGCGTAGCCGATACAATTAGTTTACATTTACAGCCTTTCACGATACACACTTCGTATATCATTTAGGAAGCTGAATAATGTTGCACGCTAAAGTGGCACACAATTTTCTATAATAACCCAACGTACTTTGCCGTCACGTGGCCGCTaccttctggcctctcgttctgttttgttttgctggAGCAGCGTGTGGCGGGCTctgtgttgttgtttatgtttattGCCCCTGAGATGCctcctttgctggaaaaaaataaaacgggaGCAGGAAGAAGGACTGGAGAAGATGTAACCGTCAAGAAAGCGGAGAGAATAAGGAGCAGCCGCAGCGACATGCTATTAATACATATACACACGAAAATCATATTAATGGGATTTTTCTTATACTTTAACATACATAACGAAATACACAGGTGATGGAATGAGGAAGATGAGCAGGTGTGGGCGGGAAGACGGTACAGATGGCTGCATGTTGTCTAGTCACTCTATTCGTGAACAGGAATCTAGCGAGAACATTATTTCAGAGGAGCCGACCTTAACATTGTACATGATGGATCAATGCGTGTCATTCATCGCTTAAATAAAAACGCTTCCTATGGCCAACTGCTGAATCACTgttgttgtattctttttttgtttttaattgtaGCCTATATTTAAATAACATTCTTAATTTTTCTTACGGTGTGCTACAAATAAATCTCATTTTTTTAAATCTTTcactctttttaattatttttcactttttcattattctttttactcttctatTCTATTTATGGTATTGTCTAATCTAAATAGACAATGAAATCACTACACATCTTACTAAAATTTTTAAGCAAGAGAACGCGAGGCAAGACCCAAACAAATGAAAAAGTCCTCAACATGCTGCCATGATGACTCCACTATTATAAATGAAATAGAAGTGATTaagtaatatatataatatatatatatatatatatatatatatatatatatatatatatatatatatatatatatatatatatatatatatatatatatatatatatatatatatatatatatatatatatatatatatatatatatatatatatatatatatatatatatatatatatatatatatatatatatatatatatatatatatatatatatatatatatatatatatatatatatatatatatatgtgtgtgtgtgtgtgtgtgtgtgtgtgtcgcttatGCACTCTCACTCTACCATAgccaacgtgtgtgtgtatgtgtgtgtgtgtgtgtgtgtgtgtgtgtgtgtgtgtgtgttaaaattatATTCTTATGTGCTTGCGAAACCTTCCACCCCCCTTTAAATGGaacccgtgtgtgtgtgattcaccacggcctgatcacgtgttggactcgtaatcgccagcaggtaccctcccaacatgagcaagtgctctttgccgtcgatctatgggtactgccaggacctcacacaccacacaccccaaccCCCTTGCTccaggggggacagtaaccactcctagtcaacggaaaaaatCCGGCCTGGGCGGGCTCGAACTactgccctgtcagaccgtgaagcctggcaacgcagcgctctaaccagttgcgccatggtgtgtatgtgtgtgtgttgcttatgaACTCTCACTCTACCAtagccaacgtgtgtgtgtgtgtgtgtgtgtgttaaaactaTATCCTTATATGTGCTTGCGAAACCTACCACGCCCCCTTAGATATATATagaatccgtgtgtgtgtgtgtgtgtgtgtgtgtgtgtgtgtcggggcggAAAGCATTAAGTGAAAGCAGCAACAAGAAAATAAGACTGTTGGTTCTGACGTGCCTGGGTGGCGGTGATTcgaagagtgaaaaagagagagagagagagagagagagagagagagagagagagagagagagagagagagagagagagagagagagagagggaacatcttaaataaaaaaaagtttcttttaaagaagcccaacattctgttcgctttattgctGCATGCATGCATGTGTTGAATTTGatttttgacgcgattttgacccccaattTGAGGTTTTGACAATTTTTTTTGAGCTACGTCCGCGGTTTAACGCGCTTCATTTTTTAATCCTCGTTCCTTtccgaaggacctggcacttgtctacgttaaagggcagcATCATCCATCTATCCTATCCTGTTGAAATTTTGAtcaatcctcttggaggctttgcctgtcttcgtcagtgagaccgagttaccaatctctgTGTTGTGTCTGCATCTTTTTACTAAATGGGtttttgagtccaacatccacgtcgttgatgtaaataatgaagagcactgggccaagaacacgccactagtgacaggcgctcACCCTGttttaatcaatcaatcactactctttgttgtctgttgctcaacgcGATCCATCCATTggtttgaccgtcaatacctattttgtttttttttgtaaagtaatttatgatgcgggactttatcaaaacGCTttgaaatcagagagagagagagagagagagagagagagagagagtgtagtccTAACAAACACccgcctttctatcttctattttaaCAGTTCCCCTTAAGTAAATAAATTGAATGGGTCTTGAATCTCTTTAAATCTCCACCTTTACATTCTTCCCTCGCACACCTGCTTACGTTCATCCTTCCCACACCTGTTGAGTTTGCTAGTTTagtttgaataataataataaaaaaaacattaaccagcagactccttacgttcttatgttcttatgttcttattttctttaagtatgtgtgagtttgtgtttgtatctactttttttctttttacttttttttatgtcatCTGTTAttgcttcttctctcttccttctcctaattctccttctcttcctcctccttctcctccttgaatGTTTCCTCCTTCTTGACAACTATATATCTTCCAGTTCATCTTTCTCCTATTCATCgtccttttcttgtcttcctcctcctccacctcctcctcctgttacttatcctccttttttatattcgcattcacttctcttccttttcctctactttttctttcgtctcctaatcagtgtttgtgtttgttccacgcctttcctcctcctcctcctcctcctcctcctccacctcttcctcctgttacttttcctccttttttatattcgcattcacttctcttccttttcctctactttttctttcgtctcctaatcagtgtttgtgtttgttccacgcctttccttctcctcctcctcctcctcctcctccaattccttcacctcctccttcacacttCTACTTTCCCCTCGGTTCACGGtgtcgcgctctctctctctctctctctctctctctctctctctctctctctctctctctctctctctctctctctctctctctctctctctctctctctctctctctctctctctctctctctctctctctctctctctctctctctctctctctctctctctcaattatttgCTTCATCATTCcactatattttttctctatGCCTATCTCTTTTTAATCTTCGGTACAGTTTTGAAACCACCATGcaccacgaccactactactactactactactactactactactactactactactactactgaaaatgatgatgatgataatgatgataacaataatcataaagacaataatgataacCTGTATCATAATATAAATATTTTAGGAATAAGATCACAGTACCAATGACCATTATTTACAAATGCTAACTTATGAAtaacaagcaataataataataataataataataataataataataataataataataataataataataataataataataataataataataataataataataacaacaacaacaacaaacaacggtTCCCAAGCAAGCAGACCTCCCCTCACCTCCGCCCCAATCAGCGATCGTCCAGGCTTCACACATCATTAGCGGCTCGTGTTGTCATGAGAAACACAGCCGAAACACGCGAATATAACGACCAGCTCTAAAAAACCTGTCTTGGCACTGCCCCCTCGATCCCCTCGACCCCCTCGCCCCCCACGTGAAAGAGAAATGGCCCCGCCTGAAGCTATAAAAGGCAGGGCGTGGCGTGAGGGCCTCAGTGTGTGTCATGGGTGAGAGTGGGACGTCGGCAGCATGGCGGTGAAGGTAGGCAACCACGTGGGCCACTGTGAACCTTGTACATAGATTGTGTTGTGGAGTCTAGTTCtgtgatttttgttttcttttgtgtttgtgATTCGTGTAAATAGCGACCCATTACTATACTGAAAGAGAGTTAATCTTCAAAATAATGTGGTAATACCTTCATTGTACAGTACCAAGGGAAACGACATAAAAAGGAACTGCAACACTAACGCAactaattaagaaaaggaaaaggttatAATTTCAGATCCTGAGGTGTGGTGATAAAATTTTCAACTCAGCTGTCGTTTTCCTACACTTATTTTCATAACCTTAGTGAGATTAAAAGAAGtatatcttatttgtattttggggAATAATTGATTAGGTTTAAACATTGCAGCTGAAAGCAATGTGTAGTGTAAGTCGCAGGTACGCTTATTTCATAATTATATATTTATCATTATATAGTTATTAGCACGGATATGTTTCTAAGTGTCCGTGctatagtgtgtttgtgtgtgtgtgtgtgtgttttgtaaagtaataataataataataataataatgataataataataataataataataataataataataataataataataataataataataataataataataataataataataataatgaatattaCCCATCACCGGAATCGAACCAGTGCGTTGGGACCGTTGTCTACCTCGTCACCTGGGGCGAGGCGCCAACCTGGGGGCGGCGGAAAGATCTCGGGGGGCGGCAGGGGAGCGGCAGGGTGGCAATAGAAGTAattaataacattttttttatgcaaaaccTGAATGATGAAATTTGTCACAAACACTAAAGCTTAGCTAAAATAGCACGTGTGCCttatatatagataaaaaaaattgaagtaaGAAATATAAACGAAAGCATGGCTTTATTTTGTTACTTTACCATATACCGAGAGATAGGCGTGTGTTCgcatgtgtgggggtggggtgggggggggggggtctcacCTGGGAGTCAAGGGGGCGCCAGCCTGGAAAAGTATGGGAACCACTGATTTATATGTTACgtgaaaggagaaataagactcaatgtgtgtgtgtgtgtgtgtgtgtgtgtgtgtgtgtgtgtgtgtgtgtgtgtgtgtgcgcgcgggccGCCGCGGGCCACAATCAGGCCGTGACACAGGCGGGCCTCACCTGGGGCACACCTGCCTTGTAATTAATTTCGTCTATTATTTGAACTTTCTCCTAActcttttatgagagagagagagagagagagagagagagagagagagagagagagagagagagagagagagagagagagagagagagagagagagagagacttactttCTTTTAGTTTGTCTCCATGTTTggtttgtcaaaaaaaaaaatacacacacacagttattattattattattattattattattattattattattattattattattattattattattattattattattattattattattattattattattattattattattattattattattattattattattattgttgttgttatcatcatcatcatcatcatagtttTTATCATCAGTATCACCATCGTCATTGCCTTGCTAATTACTACGTTACGTATATATGATTTTACAACTTTCTAATAGCTTAAAATTTTGAGAGCGAGATAATTATATAGTATTTACTTTACTATACTGCGGTTTGTTACATATATTTAGGCTATTATTACTAcacttatcattcttattattgctattttttattattgtctattattatcatcatcaccatctccctcATCCTCACCCTTGCTAATTATCACTTTACATCATCATTGCAGGTGACGGCGTTAGTGgcagtgacagtggtggtggtggcggccgtgAGCCCAGCCCTAGGCGTGCAGGTGGAGGGACAGGTGTTCGGGGCCAAAATAAGACCTAACAGTGGCGCAGGGGAGGCCATAGCACAGAAGAGGTCACTGGAACTCGAGGAACCGGGTCAAAGTTCACATTCGAGATGGAGTGACGCGAGGGATGATTTCAAGGTCACAGAGGAGGAAATAGacgatagaggaggagaaaaggtggtcAGGGATGATTTAACGACAGAAGCAGCTGCACGAGATGATTCAGCGgtagagagggaggtgaggaggcgcGAAAGAGCAAGACTAGTACGGTCTCGGGTAGACAGGATGAGATATTCGTCTGTGCGAGGCATCAGGCAGAGAGAACAACACCCCGAGCGAGAGCAGGAACCGTCATCACCGTCACCTAATCAAGAGGAGGCCAATATCACACGCGTTTCTTCACACCTCCGAAAAAAACTCACCGCAGACCCGCCACATTTAGAAAGAGAGAGTCCAGGCACCCGCGCCGCCGCTCACAAGTCAATTACCGGTGGGGAAAAAACCGATGAAGTCCGAACAGAATCTTGGGAACACGCGGGCAGTTTGGGAATTCGAGCCGGATCGCACACCAAGTTCCCAACCACTGTTTCTCACCGCCAAAGAGACAACCACGGTGATATTTACGACTCCCAGAGCAGAGAAATGACTCACGGTGACTTACCTCCTCGTCACACTCCCCTCGATCACCAGTCAGCGCCAAAGAGCCGTGAAAAGCCAAAGAGAAATGGTGTTGTTCCGGGCGGTCCAGCGGAGAGCAATACGGCGCATGGCTTGGCGGTTGATGGCGTGACGATTTCAGAGCCTGTGTTTTCAGCGCCTCTCACGACCCCAGGAGCAGCCGTGCGTGGCTCTATTGCGGTGGCTGGGCGAGGCGAGACACCCACGCCCCCCACAGCCCCCACGCCCAAGGAGAAAGTCACTGGAAACACGGAAATACACATTGACTCCAGCGTCTTCCACACCACCCCTACCGCCCCCAGTCTTAGCTCACACCGGGTTAATGCGGCTAATAGCTACCTGGGGACGCCTGCGGGGCTTACCTTCCCTCCTGCAGCtacggatgaaggaaagggaaagttgtaCAAGCCCTTCACTCTCCCGTTTGCCCCGACACACCAGACTTGGCCGGTAAATAAGGGGACAGAGAATGGAGTCACTGAGGTAGCGTCGAACACGGACCATGACGCGACCACGAGAGGAAACGGCATTGCGGAGACACAAGTAGACCATGACGAGACGCATTACTATTGGGAGTACTTGCATGACAGACAGGGGAGcacagggagtgggagggagttcAAGACCTACTCCCCGGAAGATAGTgactccctcctcctgcctcatcGTATCCTGGCCTCGACGCAGGATATTATTGAACAGGCGTCTGGTGCTGAGAAAAGTGAGTATTGCATTGGGGACtggccatctcctcctcctcctcctgcttctccttctactccttctctttcaacttcttccccttctccttctcctccttctcattcttctcctcctcctcctccttctccttctccttcttctctacctccttgttttcctcctcctcctcctccttctcctaatcctcctcctcctcctcctcctcctcctactactactactactactactactactgttcaatatcttctttttataaactttttcttttcttctttttcttctctaaatatgtatagaaacaaatagtctattctttcttttcttgttcttgttctgcttcttcttatttttattcttctttgttatttattacatttttctttaatttgttgttgttctagttcttgtccaccttcttcttcttcttttctttcttctacctgCTTTTGTTCtttctattcttgttcttgttcttgtttttattttcttgtggttcatcatcattatttatcatcattatcatcatcatcttcttcttcttcttcttctttttcttcttcatcttcttcttcttcttcttcttcttcttctacaaaaCCCTTCACAAAGACCACACCGCCGCTTACCGCTCTATATAAAAAGGAGTTCAATTGACCTGaactttccctcttcatcctcagGTAGGCACGGAAGTAGTGCATTGGTATATaaatagtgctctctctctctctctctctctctctctcggtcacgttttccctgtttttctagATCAAACTCAAATTTTCTTCGTGATCGTCACATTCCAGAGTCGTATATTTgtagtttatctttttcttttttttttatatatttttttttattctatcaaTGTCACCAGTCATGAATTCCTGTGTGGTCCGTGTctagcgatctctctctctctctctctctctctctctctctctctctctctctctctctctctatccatctatctctccacacaactaccactattattactacgagagagagagagagagagagagagagagagagagagagagagagagagagagagacaaaatcaATCAATGTGAAATCTTTTGTCCACTTGTAAGAAAGTTTTCAagacgttatctctctctctctctctctctctctctctctctctctctctctctctctctctctctctctctctcgttgatgttttcctttttttttttttttactgtattacCGCGCTAGTTTTCATTAACCCATAAATCTTTTCAAACATTCCACattccacattctcaaacatttccggGCTAACTCATCCATTTTggtagaggttgctgtgggtatttccgtgggtagttttatgagcctagtgttagtttgacaagccttctgcacGATGAACATTAAAAATACACTCAAGAGAAGACTGTGTCactatttccgtgggtagttttatgagcctagtggtagtttgacaagccttctgtaccatgaacataaaaaaaaacactcaagagaaGACTGTGtcactatttccatgggtagttttatgagcctagcagTGGTTGGACAAGGTATCTACaccatgaaca
The Eriocheir sinensis breed Jianghai 21 chromosome 60, ASM2467909v1, whole genome shotgun sequence genome window above contains:
- the LOC126985652 gene encoding LOW QUALITY PROTEIN: uncharacterized protein LOC126985652 (The sequence of the model RefSeq protein was modified relative to this genomic sequence to represent the inferred CDS: inserted 1 base in 1 codon); protein product: MLLFKPVVMVVVMVVMVVVEGRDTSFVSSHLLEEPIHLRGEVQDLEAPSRTRRSPIFKLLGLFKKRPSPSYGPPPKAPAPSYGPPPKAPAPSYGPPPKAPAPSYGPPPKAPAPSYGPPPKAPAPSYGPPPKAPAPSYGPPPKAPAPSYGPPPKAPAPSYGPPPKAPAPSYGPPPKAPAPSYGPPPKAPAPSYGPPPKAPAPSYGPPPKAPRPSYGPPPKAPAPSYGPPPKAPSPSYGPPPKAPAPSYGPPPKAPSPSYGPPPKAPAPSXPPPKLHPHPGPPPKAPAPSYGPPPKAPSPSYGPPPKAPQPSYGPPPKAPSPSYGPPPKAPSPSYGPPPKAPRPSYGPPPKAPRPSYGPPPKKPRPSYGHH